In Helicobacter pylori Shi112, the genomic window GCTCCAAACCAGCGATTTAAGCCTAGATGAAATCAAGCTTTTATTAAAAAAAGCGAGCGTTTATGCGAGCGATTTTAACGCCGTATCTTTAGAAACAAAAGAAAAAATGCAAAATAAAATCATCGTGGCTTTATTTTTTGAAAATTCCACCAGAACGGTGTCTAGTTTTGAAATCGCAAGCTTGAGATTGGGGGCAAAAATCGTGAAATTAAACATGCAAACAAGCTCCGCTTCAAAGGGTGAAACCCTAACAGACACCTTTAAAAATATCCATGCCATGCAGCCTGACGCTATCATCACACGGCATGCTTTTTCAAGCGCACCTTTTAAATTAGCCGAATTTTCTCAATGCCCCTTGATTAATGCAGGAAGCGGCGTAAGCGCTCATCCTACCCAAGCGTTATTAGACTTGCTCACCCTTTATCAGCATTTTGGCGGTTTAGAAAATTTAAAAGGGAAAAAAATCGCTTTCATAGGCGATGTGAAAAATTCCAGAGTGGCTAATAGCAACATTAAATTGCTCCAAAGGCTAGGGCTTGAGATCATGCTGTGCGCTCCAAGCTCCATGCTCCCTATCGCTTCTTTAAAAACGACGCATAACATTGAAGAAGCGATAGAGTTTGCAGACATTTTAATGAGTTTGAGAACCCAAACCGAACGGCACAACGCGCCCATTTTTGCAAGCTTGAAAGATTATGGTAACGCTTATTGCATCACCCAAAAACGCCTAGAGACTCACGCTAAAAATAAAGAGATCATTATTTTACACCCAGGCCCGGTGCATAGGGATATTGATATAGAAAGCACGGTGTTAGAAGATAAGCGATCTAAAGTTTTAGAGCAAGTCAAAAACGGCGTGGCGATGCGCATGGCGGTGTTGGAGTTTTTGCTATTAGATTGATTGTCAAACTTAAAAGATGCTTTTTGGCATTTTTAAAATCAATATGAGAGCTTTCATATTAAAAAAATGGGTTTGGTTATAAAACAGCACAAAAATCCCACTTTGATTAAATTTTGATTTACCTTATCTCATTTTAGCATGAAACTAAAAAAATTTCGTTATAATCTAAAATAGTTGAGTTAATTAAAAGTAAATAAATAGCTTGATTACGCTTCTTTGTTTTTAGATTAGTTAAGAATTGTATAGTCTTTAAGTCATAATCTTTAAGATGTATTTGCTATTAAAAGGAAAAAAATGAAAAATAGCACGCCTTTAAAGAATAAAGTTTTTTGTGGGTTATATGTTTTAAGCTTAAGCGCTTCTTTGCAAGCGTTTGATTATAAAATTGAAGTTTTAGCGGAGTCCTTTTCTAAAGTTGGCTTCAATAAAAAAAAGATTGATATTTCTAGGGGGATTTATCCTACAGAAACCTTTGTAACCGCTGTAGGGCAGGGCAATATCTATGCGGATTTTTTATCCAAAGGCCTTAAAGATCAAGGGCATGTTTTAGAGGGAAAAGTCGGTGGCACGCTAGGAGGGGTCGCTTATGATGACACCAAATTCAATCAAGGCGGATCGGTTATTTATAACTACATCGGTTATTGGGATGGCTATTTAGGGGGTAAAAGAGCCTTATTGGATGGCACGAGTATCCATGAGTGCGCGCTTGGGTCTGATGGCAAGGTGATTGACTCTATAGCGTGCGGGAACGCTAGGGCCAATAAAATCCGCCGTAATTACTTGATGAATAACGCTTTTTTAGAATACCGCTATAAGGATATTTTTTTAGCTAAAGGGGGGCGTTACCAATCTAGTGCTCCTTATATGAGCGGTTATACGCAAGGTTTTGAAATCAGCGCTAAAGTCAAGGATAAAAGTGAAGGGATTCATAAATTATGGTGGTTTAGCTCATGGGGTAGGGCGTTCGCTTATGGGGAGTGGATTTATGATTTTTACTCTCCAAGAACCGTGATTAAAAACGGGCGCACTTTAAATTATGGTATCCATTTAGTGAATTACACTTATGAAAGAAAAGGGGTTAGTATCAGCCCTTTTTTCCAATTTTCGCCCGGGACTTATTATAGCCCTGGGGTGGTTGTAGGCTATGATAGTAACCCTAATTTTGATGGTGTGGGCTTTAGATCAGAAACAAAAGCTTACATTTTGCTCCCTGTCCATGACCCCTTAAAAAGGGATACTTATCGTTACGCCATAAAGGCTGGCACCGCCGGGCAAAGCTTGCTTATTAGGCAACGATTTGATTACAATGAATTTAATTTTGGAGGAGCGTTCTATAAAGTATGGAAAAACGCAAACGCTTACATCGGCACGACAGGAAACCCTTTAGGCATTGATTTTTGGACCAATAGCGTTTATGATATAGGGCAAGCGATAAGCCATGTGGTAACCGCTGATGCCATCTCTGGTTGGGTTTTTGGTGGGGGCGTGCATAAAAAGTGGCTGTGGGGGACTTTATGGCGTTGGACTAGTGGCACTTTAGCCAATGAAGCGAGCGCGGCTGTTAATGTGGGCTATAAGATCAGTAAGAGTTTGACAGCGAGCGTGAAATTAGAATATTTTGGCGTGATGACGCATTCAGGCTTTACGGTAGGGAGTTATAAGCCCACGCCCGGCTCTAAAGCGCTTTATTCAGACAGGAGCCATTTGATGACAACTCTTAGCGCTAAATTCTAATCAAGCGCTTTAAGCTGTTTATTAAAGCGTTAAAAATCCCTTAATAAAAACACTATAATACGAGTTTAGTCAAATCCATAAGGTTAAACATTTGAAACTCTTTTTCAGGCGTTATTCTAAATATCTTAAAGAGCATTATAAAAGTTTTATAGTGGTTTTATTTTCTTCTTTAGTGGTGGCTTTAAGCACGGCTTGGGGGACTTATTTGGTCAAGCCCACTTTAGATGAAATTTTTATCAATAAAGACACTCACATGCTTAAAATCCTGCCTTTTTTAGTGATTTTGGCGTATTTGGGCAAGAGTGGGGGCATGTATTTAGGGACTTATTTCACTAACTTTATCGGGCTTGATATTGTCAAAAAAATACGCAACACCATGTTAGAAAGCCTTCTCAAAATGGAAATGGATTTTTTTAACAGGACTAAAAAGGGCGAATTGATCGCAAGGATCACCAATGATATAGGTTTGATCAGAGCGAGTTTGTCCAATTACCTTTCAGAGAGCATAAGAGAAGGGCTAACGATTGTTGGGTTAGTGGGGGTGGTGGTTTATCAAAGCCCTAAATTAGCGTTAGTGGGGCTAGTGATCATGCCGCTAGCCGCTATTCCTATCAGTAAAATCATTCGTAAGGTTAAAAAACTCGCTAAATCCCATCAAGAGAGTAACGCCAAAATCACCTCTCGTTTGAGTGAAGTCTTTAACAATGTGGAAGCGATTAAAATCTCTAATGGCGAAAAGTTAGAGCATAAGGCTTTTGTGAAAGAAAATGAAGCGTTTTTTAAAATCGGCATCAAAAACATCGCCGTGGCTGAAATTTCTTCGCCTTTAATGGAGTTTTTAGGCTCTATCGCTATAGCGCTAGTGATTTATTTAGGGGGGAATGAAGTGATTAGAGGCCATATTAGCGTGGGGGCGTTTTTTTCTTTCATCACGGCCCTTTTTATGCTCTATACGCCGATCAAACGCTTGACTAGGATTGTTTCTAATTTTCAAGAAGCCTTAGTCGCTAGCGACAGAATCCATGAGATTTTAGAAAGAGAGCCGGCTATTGTTGATGGGGAATTAACGCTAAATGACGCTATACACACCATAGAATTTAAAAAAGTATGGCTGGCTTATACGCTAGACAATCAAGAGCGTTATGTTTTAAGCGATATTAGTTTGAAATTCCAACAAAATGAAATCATCGCTTTAAAAGGCGAAAGCGGGAGCGGTAAAAGCTCGTTAGTGAATCTGATCTTACGCCTTTATGAGCCAAGCAAGGGCGAAATTTTCATCAACGATCAAAAAATAGAGAGCATCACTCAAAAATCCTTGAGAGAAAAGATTAGCGTTGTCACTCAAAGGGTGTTTATCTTTAACGGGAGCGTGGCTGAAAATGTGGCGTATGGTTTAGAAATTGATGAGGTAAAAATCAAAGAATGCTTAAAAAAAGCTCAAGCCTTAGATTTTGTGGAAAAAATGCCTCATGGGATAGAGAGCGTTTTAGATGAATTTGGCGCTAATCTTAGCGGCGGCCAACGCCAAAGAATCGCCATTGCAAGAGCTTTGTATAAAGACGCTCAAGTGTTAATCTTTGATGAGGCCACTTCCGCTTTGGACAATAACACAGAAGAGAGCGTTAAACAAAGCATTTTAGAATTGAAACAAAATCGTTTGATCATTCTCATCTCGCACAACCCAAGCACGCTAAAATTAGCCACTAAGCATGTGAAATTAGAGCATGGGCGTTTGATAGAATGCTAAGGGTTTTAAGCGTTGGTGTTGTTTTTATTTTATTAGGGTGTCAGTTTTTCAACAAAACCACACTCCATTTAAAATATAAAAATTACCCCAAGAATAGCACTTTAAAAACCGCTGTCACTTTAACCCCCCCTAAAATCTTTTTTAACGCCCGTTTTGTGCCACCCTTTTACCAAAAAGAATTTAAAAAAGCAATCATCCAACAAATCGCTTATTTTTTAAAAGATAAAAGCGCTTTTATTCTCAATGTTTCAGGCAATGTTTTTTTTTCTTTTGAAGAGAGTCCTAAAGATTTAAAAGCCATTAAAGAAAGGCTTAAAAAGACGATTGAGCCTAACGCTGACCCAAAATCCGTCATGCGTTTTTTAAACCTTCAAGCGAGCTTGATTTTAGAATGCACCCCGCAAACAACTTGCCCGTTTGACACCCTTTTAATCCCCACCGCTTTCAGCGTGCCTGTTTATTACGCTAATCGTTTGGGCGATAACCCCTCTCTTTTTTCCCAAGAAGATAAAACCTATCATAACGCTTTAATCAAAGCCCTTAATAAGGCTTACTATTCTCTTATGGAGGGTTTAGAAAAGCGTTTGAACGCTATAGAAAATGCAGAGTGGCTTTAAGGCATGAAAAAGATTGTATTTTTTATTTTTGTCATTTTGTTTTCGGTAGGGATTTATTTAGCCTGGCATGTTTTATTGGAAAAAGCCTTAGAATTGAAATTAGTAACCTCAGCTAATGATTTGCTTTTAAAATTGTTAGCGCTTCTTGGCGTTTTTTCAATGTTAGTGCTTTTTCAAGGCGTTATTTCTTCGTATAAGAAGCGCCAACTCAAACGCGCCTTACAAAAAATAGACGCCATGAACGGCTTTGAATTTGAAGAATATTCCAAAATCTTTTTCACTTCAAAGGGTTTTGAAGTGAGCATCACGCAAAAAAGCGGCGATTATGGAGCGGATTTGATTATAGAAAAAGACGGCATCAAGTGGGCGGTTCAGGCCAAACGCTACTCGCATAAAGTTTCGCCCAAAGCCATTCAAGAGGTGGTCTCTTCTAAAGCTTACTACGCTTGCGAAAAAGCTTGCGTGATCACTAACAGCTATTTCACGCAAGCCGCTCAAAAACTAGCCCAAGCTAACGAAGTGCTTTTGATTGACAGAGACGAATGGGTTAGGTTTTTGAACGAAAAGAGATGAACTGATCCCATCAGATCGTTTGTCCTCAAGTTCTTTTAAAATTTTGTCGTAATTGCATGCGCTATAATGTCAAGCGTTAATTTCTGCTTGGATAAAGGGGTTCAATGATTCAGTCTGTTCGCATCAAAAACTTTAAGAATTTTAAGGACACCACAATTGATGGTTTTACCAAGCTTAACATTATCACTGGTGAAAACAATGCGGGCAAATCCAATTTGTTAGAAGCGTTGTATTATTTGGTAGGTAAATCCATGCACCCATGCGCTAATATAGTAGAGATTTATGACAATATACGCAAAGAACCTTTAACATCAGAATCAAAAAGCTTAATGTTTTATGGTTTAGACACCAAGAAAGAAATACAAATTGTTACAACTTTAGATAACAATCAGACCTTGGACTTGCAAATAAAATTCATAGCCAGTGAATATCAAAATACAATAGAGTCGCAAATAATACCCACAGTAGAACAGGCGCAAGCATTCTCACAACTTAAGTTCATTTTTAAAAAAGGTAAAGAAGAAATCTATAACGACTATTTAAATATTGCTAGAATTCCCAATTTCCCACCAATTCCTAATCAGTCAAGCTATAACAGGCAATTTAACAATTTCAGACCTGATCTATCACGGAAGCTTTTACCCTTTGAAAGCGCTGCCATCATAACGCCTAGCGATGTTGCTCGCAAGCGAGATATTATGAATCCTAATGCTATCCATATTATGGATCCTAATATCATTCAAGCAATGCGTAAGATTCTTGACAACAATCAACTAGAAAAAAGGCTGAATCAAAGCCTTAACCAATTTGATAAAAGTATTCAAGCCATCAGGTTTAGTGCCAACAACCAACTCAAATTAAAAGTGAAAGGTATAAAAGAAAAAATCCCATTATCTATGTTTGGCGATGGTTTGATGAAGTATTTGCATATTGTGAGTGCTTTTATTGTCAATAACGCAACAACGATCTATATTGACGAAGTGGAAAATGGTTTGCATTTTTCTCGCATGGGGTTATTGTTAGAAGAGATTATTGATTTTATTAATAATAACAAAGATCGTAATTTGCAAGTGTTTATGACTACCCACAGCCAAGAATTTGTAGAAATTTTAGATCAAGTTATCAGAGAAAAGGATTTTGCCAATCAGACTAAGTTGTTTTGCTTAGAACAATACAATGGTTCAATCGTTGCAGAGCCTTATTATGGAGAAAATTTATCTCTTTATTTCAAGAATCATGCCAATCTTTTTGGAGGTAAAGAAAGGTTTAAGGAAAATAATTATGAGTAAAAAGACACTCATTTATACAGAAGGAAAAAGTGATAAAAATTTTCTAGGTTGGTGTCTTGATGTTTGGAAAAATGAAGATCGTTTTGATATAATCCATGTAGAAGGTAAAGATAAATTATTCTCAGATGAATTTTGTGAAAGAATCAAGAATATTTTAAAGAATAAAAACCAAGAATATAGACAAGTGTGCATTATTTTTGATGCAGACATAAAAAAAGAGAACCAAGAAAGCGATGCAGGTTTTGATAATAAGCTTGAGTATATTCGTGAAAAATTCAAAGAAAAAGGGATTGATTTTCCAAAAGAACAAATCTTTTTATTCCCTAACAATCAAGATGATGGCGATTTAGAAGACCTATTATTAAAGATTGCTAAACACGATAAATTTTTTGAATGCTTTGAAGGATACTTAGAATGCATTAAAAGTAAAGAACATTATAAACCGATTAAAAACATAAGAAAAAGCAAGTGGTATGCCTATTTAGAAGCACTTGGATTAGAGGATCTATATACCAAAAAAAATATTTTTGATATAGAAGGTAAAGTAAAGAATGAATATGAAGAAGACTATGAAAGATTAAAAAAAGCTATCGAGTTTGAATCAGACATTCTCATTCCCCTTAAAAATTTTTTAGAGCTTACAAAGAATACAAAACCTAATAAATCAAAAAAATAAATCCTAAAGTTTTCTAATTTAACAAAATATATTACAATTATCTAAAAAGTATTATTTTTCTTAAAAGGCGTGCTGTGAAATTGTGGTTTCCTTATTTTTTAGCGATTGTGTTCTTGCATGCATTAGGTTTAGCGTTGCTCTTTATGGCCAATAACGCTTCGTTTTATGCGGCAGCGTCTATGGCTTACATGCTAGG contains:
- a CDS encoding DUF3226 domain-containing protein, translated to MSKKTLIYTEGKSDKNFLGWCLDVWKNEDRFDIIHVEGKDKLFSDEFCERIKNILKNKNQEYRQVCIIFDADIKKENQESDAGFDNKLEYIREKFKEKGIDFPKEQIFLFPNNQDDGDLEDLLLKIAKHDKFFECFEGYLECIKSKEHYKPIKNIRKSKWYAYLEALGLEDLYTKKNIFDIEGKVKNEYEEDYERLKKAIEFESDILIPLKNFLELTKNTKPNKSKK
- a CDS encoding ABC transporter ATP-binding protein, whose amino-acid sequence is MKLFFRRYSKYLKEHYKSFIVVLFSSLVVALSTAWGTYLVKPTLDEIFINKDTHMLKILPFLVILAYLGKSGGMYLGTYFTNFIGLDIVKKIRNTMLESLLKMEMDFFNRTKKGELIARITNDIGLIRASLSNYLSESIREGLTIVGLVGVVVYQSPKLALVGLVIMPLAAIPISKIIRKVKKLAKSHQESNAKITSRLSEVFNNVEAIKISNGEKLEHKAFVKENEAFFKIGIKNIAVAEISSPLMEFLGSIAIALVIYLGGNEVIRGHISVGAFFSFITALFMLYTPIKRLTRIVSNFQEALVASDRIHEILEREPAIVDGELTLNDAIHTIEFKKVWLAYTLDNQERYVLSDISLKFQQNEIIALKGESGSGKSSLVNLILRLYEPSKGEIFINDQKIESITQKSLREKISVVTQRVFIFNGSVAENVAYGLEIDEVKIKECLKKAQALDFVEKMPHGIESVLDEFGANLSGGQRQRIAIARALYKDAQVLIFDEATSALDNNTEESVKQSILELKQNRLIILISHNPSTLKLATKHVKLEHGRLIEC
- a CDS encoding restriction endonuclease, whose translation is MKKIVFFIFVILFSVGIYLAWHVLLEKALELKLVTSANDLLLKLLALLGVFSMLVLFQGVISSYKKRQLKRALQKIDAMNGFEFEEYSKIFFTSKGFEVSITQKSGDYGADLIIEKDGIKWAVQAKRYSHKVSPKAIQEVVSSKAYYACEKACVITNSYFTQAAQKLAQANEVLLIDRDEWVRFLNEKR
- a CDS encoding AAA family ATPase; amino-acid sequence: MIQSVRIKNFKNFKDTTIDGFTKLNIITGENNAGKSNLLEALYYLVGKSMHPCANIVEIYDNIRKEPLTSESKSLMFYGLDTKKEIQIVTTLDNNQTLDLQIKFIASEYQNTIESQIIPTVEQAQAFSQLKFIFKKGKEEIYNDYLNIARIPNFPPIPNQSSYNRQFNNFRPDLSRKLLPFESAAIITPSDVARKRDIMNPNAIHIMDPNIIQAMRKILDNNQLEKRLNQSLNQFDKSIQAIRFSANNQLKLKVKGIKEKIPLSMFGDGLMKYLHIVSAFIVNNATTIYIDEVENGLHFSRMGLLLEEIIDFINNNKDRNLQVFMTTHSQEFVEILDQVIREKDFANQTKLFCLEQYNGSIVAEPYYGENLSLYFKNHANLFGGKERFKENNYE
- the hofB gene encoding outer membrane beta-barrel protein HofB, translated to MKNSTPLKNKVFCGLYVLSLSASLQAFDYKIEVLAESFSKVGFNKKKIDISRGIYPTETFVTAVGQGNIYADFLSKGLKDQGHVLEGKVGGTLGGVAYDDTKFNQGGSVIYNYIGYWDGYLGGKRALLDGTSIHECALGSDGKVIDSIACGNARANKIRRNYLMNNAFLEYRYKDIFLAKGGRYQSSAPYMSGYTQGFEISAKVKDKSEGIHKLWWFSSWGRAFAYGEWIYDFYSPRTVIKNGRTLNYGIHLVNYTYERKGVSISPFFQFSPGTYYSPGVVVGYDSNPNFDGVGFRSETKAYILLPVHDPLKRDTYRYAIKAGTAGQSLLIRQRFDYNEFNFGGAFYKVWKNANAYIGTTGNPLGIDFWTNSVYDIGQAISHVVTADAISGWVFGGGVHKKWLWGTLWRWTSGTLANEASAAVNVGYKISKSLTASVKLEYFGVMTHSGFTVGSYKPTPGSKALYSDRSHLMTTLSAKF
- the pyrB gene encoding aspartate carbamoyltransferase translates to MPKKCRHLLQTSDLSLDEIKLLLKKASVYASDFNAVSLETKEKMQNKIIVALFFENSTRTVSSFEIASLRLGAKIVKLNMQTSSASKGETLTDTFKNIHAMQPDAIITRHAFSSAPFKLAEFSQCPLINAGSGVSAHPTQALLDLLTLYQHFGGLENLKGKKIAFIGDVKNSRVANSNIKLLQRLGLEIMLCAPSSMLPIASLKTTHNIEEAIEFADILMSLRTQTERHNAPIFASLKDYGNAYCITQKRLETHAKNKEIIILHPGPVHRDIDIESTVLEDKRSKVLEQVKNGVAMRMAVLEFLLLD